CGTTGGCGAGTTTTCCATCGGTGAAAACTGCCGCATAGAAAAGGCGATCATCGATGAGCACTCATCGATAGGGAATAATGTGCAGCTGATCAATAGAGAGAATCTGCAGAAGTATGATGGCGATGGAGTTTATATCCGCGACGGCATTATCATCATCCCTTCAGGAACTCACCTGCCCGACGGCTTCACAATTTAATGGCTGTTTACGCTCTCTCCGATCCCCACCTCTCATTCGGCGTTCCACAAAAATCGATGGAGGTCTTTGGCCCCCTCTGGAAGGAGTATGCCGAGCGCATCGAAGAGAACTGGCGCGCCACGATAAGAGCGGAAGATCTAGTTTTAATTCCTGGAGATATCTCATGGGCCATCTACCTTGAAGACGCTCTGGTCGATCTAAAGTGGATCGATAAACTCCCAGGAACCAAGCTTCTTTTAAGAGGAAATCACGACTACTGGTGGAGCTCTCCCAAGAAGATGAGAGAGGTGATGCCCTCTTCTATCCACTTCATTCAAAATGATGTGTTTAACTGGAATGGGATCTCAATTGGGGGCGCGAGGCTCTGGGACACCGAGGAGTTCAGCTTCGGTCCTTACATCGACTTTCAAGAAAATCCTCAGGCGAAAAAGAGAACGGCGGAAGAGCTTGCAAGTAAAAAGGAGGAGGATGCCAGACTCTTTGAAAGAGAGCTCCAGCGCCTTGAACTGAGCTTGAAAAACCTCGATCCTCATGCAAAAACGCGCATCGCTCTCACTCACTACCCTCCAATTAGCGCAGACCTCAAACCCTCTCGCGCCTCAGCAATCTTAGAAAAGTATAAAGTGGAGATCTGCGTCTTTGGGCATCTTCACAACCTCAAAAAGGGAGTGCAAATGTTCGGAGAAGCGGGCGGCATCCGCTACCTTCTCACCTCTTGCGACTATCTAGATTTTTTTCCCTTGAGAGTTCTCTAAGAGCAGATAAATACTCTTAAAATCGGAGGCGTCTACTGGTGCGTCTAGAGATCGATTCTGCCGCTGAGAGAGAAACTCCTGCGCGCTTTTATGATGGGTATCGAGATCTAAGCAGCAGAAGTACTCAACAACAAGTTTAACAAGAGCTTGAAACTTCTCTTCATCATCAATGAGTGTCATGAGGAGTTTTATACACCTCTGAAAGAGAGCTGGGTCGCCCTGAGTGACGAGATAGGTGGTGATTTCAAACAGAAGGTCGACATCGGGCTCCTCTTCCAGTTGCAAAAGAAGCCGCTCAAGCACAAGAACCGACTCTTCGAGATCAACAGGAGCTAGCAGCCTTGCCCGTAAGAAGTCGAACCAGTTTGTCTTCTCGATGTAGATATAAAACTCGTCGATGAGCTCAGAAGCGTCAAGATCCTCACCCCCATCGATCAATCCGGTGGCGTAATCATAGAGAAACCGCTCAAGATCGTGGGCGCAAAAGCTTTCGAGGGTCAAAAAGATCTCTTTAGGCTCTGCTCCATTATCGACGCTCTCGTCGAGGAGATCTTCTAAATCTGAGATCACCTCTTGCAGATGTTCTTGGCTTAGAAGCTCCCGATCGTACAGGTAGATGCGCCAATCGAGCTCATCACAAAAGACGGACAAAGCAAATTTTTGAGGAAGTAGGCGCCGCCAGAGTTCAAAGATAAGAAGATAGGACTGCTCATATCCCGCATCTTCAAGGACGCCATCATAGAGGTGATCGATAAGCTCTTCTGGATCCTGGCTCTCTTCTGCATGCACGAGAAAGGCTTCAGGGCTCAGCTCTATGCCGAGCGTTTCAAGGCGTGCAAATAACGTTTCTAGAGAGGCCGATCTAAGATCCTCAACTTGCCAAGGCTCGACCACTATGCTAGGCTCTTCCAGCCAGCTGATTCTAACGAGATTATAAAGGGCTTTTCCCTGAAATTCCATCTATGAACCTTTCTCGATATTCAAAAAAACGCCCCTATCTCATGCTTGAACTGGTTATCGCCTTCTCTCTTTTATCTATA
This window of the Chlamydiales bacterium genome carries:
- a CDS encoding metallophosphoesterase; protein product: MAVYALSDPHLSFGVPQKSMEVFGPLWKEYAERIEENWRATIRAEDLVLIPGDISWAIYLEDALVDLKWIDKLPGTKLLLRGNHDYWWSSPKKMREVMPSSIHFIQNDVFNWNGISIGGARLWDTEEFSFGPYIDFQENPQAKKRTAEELASKKEEDARLFERELQRLELSLKNLDPHAKTRIALTHYPPISADLKPSRASAILEKYKVEICVFGHLHNLKKGVQMFGEAGGIRYLLTSCDYLDFFPLRVL